The window AATATTCAAGCTTTGCCAGAACCTTCGCACCGAGATTGTTAGCGGCTTCGATGTGAGTGAGTTCCAGAAGAGGAGTGTGACCAATCAGCTGATCTGCAGAAGTATAAATCTTAGACATATTTGAAATCCTTTTTTTGAAAATTTAGGGTATAGGGGCTAGGTTCTAGCCCCTTTTAAATTCTTAAACCTGTGCCAGAGCCTGTTCCAAGTCGGCGATGATGTCATCGATGTGTTCGGTACCGATAGACAGGCGGATGGTGGACGGCGTGATGTGCTGTTCCTTGAATTCTTCTTCATTCAATTCGGAATGAGTGGTGGTGTACGGATGAATCACCAAGCTCTTCACGTCAGCAACGTTAGCGAGAAGGCTGAAGATTTTCAGGTTGTCAATGAACTTCCAAGCTTCAGCCTGACCGCCCTTGATTTCAAAGGTAAAGATGGAGGCGCCACCCTTGGGGAAATACTTCTTGAAGTTTTCGTGGTCCGGATGGGTCGGGAGGCTGGGGTGGCTAACGGAAGCAACCTTGGGGTGCTTGGAAAGGAATTCCACAACCTTCTTGGTATTTTCCACATGACGTTCGATACGCAGGGACAAAGTTTCAGTACCCTGGATGAGAGCCCATGCAGCAAACGGGGAAATTGCAGCGCCCTGGTCGCGGAGGAGGATTGCGCGGATGTAGGTCACGAATGCAGCACCCGGAACTGCATCAGCAAAGCTTACGCCGTGGTAGCTCACATTGGGGTTTGCAATGGTGGGGAACTTGCCAGACTTCCAGTTGGTCTTTCCGGATTCAATGATGATACCGCCGAGAGTTGTGCCGTGGCCGCCAATGAACTTGGTAGCGGAATGAACAACTACGTCTGCGCCGTGTTCAATGGGGCGGAACAGGAACGGAGTACCGAAGGTGTTGTCAACGATAACAGCGAGGCCGTGCTTGTGGCCAAGTTCGATAAGAGCGTCGATATCGGAAACGTCAGAGTTGGGGTTGCCGAGAGTTTCCAGGTAAAGGATCTTGGTGTTTTCCTTGATGGCAGCTTCAACTTCAGCGAGGTTGTGAGTGTCAACGAAAGAAGTGCTTACGCCGAAAGGTGCCAAGGTGTGCTTCAGCAAGTTGTAGGAGCCGCCGTAAATGGTCTTCTGGGCAACCACGTGATCGCCAGCCTGAGCGAGAGCTTCAATGGCGTAAGTAATGGCAGCGGCGCCAGATGCAACAGCGAGAGCTGCGGAACCACCTTCCAATGCAGCGATACGCTGTTCGAAAACGCCCTGGGTGGAGTTGGTCAAGCGACCGTAAATGTTACCGGCATCGCGAAGGCCGAAACGATCGGCGGCATGCTGGGAGTTGTGGAAAACGTAAGAGGTTGTTGCGTAAATAGGAACTGCGCGAGAATCGGTTGCGGGGTCTGCGGATTCCTGGCCAACGTGGAGCTGAAGAGTTTCAAAGTGAAGATTCTGAGACATGATTTAATTCCTTTTTTTAGGGGATAGGGTTCAGGGTCTAGGGTCTAGAGCCATCACCGATTTTTTGTTTTTGCGTTTTAGCCCGCCGGCTGTCTTGTGAGCGTTTCGCTCGGGCTTTGGTTTTATGCGTTAGCCTCGCATTCGGAATCCGGCTCGACATCGCCGGTCATTTCTCAGATAAGTTTTAAAATCCATTTTTAATTCTCCGTACAAATTTTTCGGTTTGTTTCCTACCATTTTTGTAGGTCTTTCAAACCAACGGTTACAATGTAAAATCATTTTCCTACAATCCCAATAGGTTTAGTAGGAAAACTTGGATTTTTCTTCGTATTTTTCTCCTTTCTATAGTCTAAAGCTATAACAAGCTAAAAAATCCCCCTATAAAAGCCTCTTTTAAAGCATTTTAGTTTAGATTTAAGTCATCAAAAACACTTGTTAGGAGTATACATGATCAAAAAGATTCTTCCCCCTTACCGCAGCTGCCCTCATGGCCCTCACCGCATGTTCCGACGACAGTTCCTCCAGCCCCAGTGGCCCGTCGGAAAGCGACGTTCCCAGCTGCTCCGCCAAGAAAAAGTCCAGCAACTCCGTGGAAATGATCTACAGCATTCCTGGAATTTCCACTTCCACCATCACCACCACCCTGATGGGAGAGAAGGTGCAAATGGACATTTTCACCAAGTACAGTTCTATCGCCCCTCTCGATTCCATCCGTGCGGAATGCGAGGAAAACAAGCAGGAAGCCCTTGAAGATCCCGAAAATTCCTCAGTCACCTGTACTGACAGGACCATCACCATCAAGTCTACCAGGGAATCAGGCGGCGTTTCCATCGAGAAACTTTACGAAAAGGCCCAGGGCGAATGCATGGTCTTCGAAAAGATGTTCCAGAGTGGAAACGACAACTACTATGACGAAGAAGAAGATGATGATGACGGCAATGACTCCCCCATCCATGAAAACAACGGTCCGATCTTCACCGATCCTTCCACTCCCAGCGATAACGACACTCCCCTAGTTGGAGGCGACGACTTCGGCAACCGTCAGGGAAAGGCCACCTGCAAAATCAGCAAGAATTCGGATAGCGAATTCGAAATGACAATCAGCGATGCCGACACCGCGACCCTGTACATGTCCATCAAGTACGACGGTACCAACCTGAAAGAACTGGGCACTACGACCTTTAACGAAAACATTCCCCAAAGTTTCATTGACCAGGAATGCGCCGATGCCAAGGAAGACGCCCTTGAAGACGCCGACGGAAGTGTCGTGACTTGCGAAGGAAACGTCATCTCCCAAATTCTCGAGACGCAATCCCCGTTCAATCCCATTCCCCTCATGAGCGGCCTGATGATGGAATACTGTAACGAAATCCAGGAAACTGGAATCATCCCCGACGATGACGAAGATTTCTAACAGTTCTTTCGGATTCCACCTATAAAGAAAGCTACTTCAAGAATGTTCATGCAACGTTCTTGAAGCAACGCTTGACTATTAAACCTGCGCAAAAATCTATAATCCAAGCGCTTGCAAAAGACATCCCAAATACCAGCAAGAACACCAGTACGGATTTTTTGGGAGCATAAGAGAACTGCTGAAAATAGTAGAAGCAGAAGAAGCTATGGATCAGCCAGATACCTGTAGACTGTTTTCCAATAACAACCAGAGGCTTCTTAAGGATATTCAGCTTATAAGTCACCATAATGATACCCAAGCAGAGGGACGCTCCGTAAAGGGAGTCAAACTGGTCAAAGCCCCAGGTATTTCCCTGCACCCAGCCATCTCTCAAAATCAAAGGAATCACGATAAACACAAGACCCGTAAGAACGCGCAGCACCCCCCTGCCATTAAACTTTTCTATAAGCCTTTCACAGATTTCGTACTTAGCCATCCAGGCGCCCAGCATGAACATGGGAAGCAAAATCAAGGTGGGACTCATCTTCACCCAAATGAAGGATGCGCGCAGGTAAATCAACTTATCGCTGAGCAAAACCACATTCAAAAGAACTCGTTCAATAAAGACCGCAAGAATAGTAATCCACACAATATCACTATAGAGGGAATTGCGCTTACGGTTGAAAAATGCCATGACCATGGGAGACATGAGCACCAAAATCAAGTAGGACGTCAGGAACCACCATTCCGCATTAAACGTGGAATCAATCAGAAGAGCGTTCTTTACCCAGCTAGCCAAATCCTTCGTAATGAAAGGGCAACGCAGGAACAGACCCATGGGGACGAACACCAAGAAAACCGGCCATACTTTAAAATAAAGTTTTTTCAGACGACGGAAAATGAAGGACAGGTAAGTCTCCGTCTTATCCCCATCACCACAAGCCTGCAGCTGTTTGGAAAAACTGCGGTAGATACCAAAACCCGCCATGACCGTAAACATGGCAACGCAAACCTTCCCCAGCAACGCCAGATGCCAAATGACGGAAGTTCCATCACTCATGGGAATCATCGGCTCGTAGGAAGCGCCGTTTACTAATCGATAGGGGAATGCAAAAATATGATGCAAAAGCATCAGTATAATTGCAACACCTTTCACAGCAGTAGTATCGTCTCTCTGGATCATGGAACGCAATTTAAAATTTTTTTTAGTTCATGGAAGTCGATCGCCGTTCCAGAGGGTGTTCCCCCGTAACTTCCTTCGCATTCCATTTCGACAGGGGAATTCGTGCTTCAAACACAACACCCAGCAAGAGATGGTTCATCATGCCCCAGCGTCTATGATCACGGAACGGATCATCATAATGAATCGCCTTGCCAATCCACTGGAACTTCGGCGAAATATAAAGGGCATCACCAATGGGGAGACGTTTCATGATCTGGACACTTCCGGAATACCCTGCATTATAAACGGAGTCACTTTTAAAGGCAAACTCCATAAAGCCGAGACCCGCCATAAAGTCAATATCAAAATTTCCTAGTTCTAAGGAATATCCCAGGAAGACATCCATGCCAGTAGCTGAATTTTTTGAACCTATCAGTCCATCCACCTGAAACTGGAATACAAACCGTCTGTACTGAAGGCGCAATTGAGGAAGCCCAAGAGACAAAATTTCATCTATATCATCAAAAGCAGAAGTAGATACCGTTTTCCCAAGAGACAAACAAATACCCGCCCTAAAAGCCTCATCCTTCTGATCATAGGCGCGAAGGCCCGACGCAATATCGTCATCCATGATTTTAACGACAGCATCCTTATAACGGGAATCCGGATACCGTTGCAGGAAATGATCACGGACATTCAAAATCCAGGAGTAATCGAAATCGAATTTTTCACTGCGACCCAAGGGGCTCTCATTCATAAACCAGAGATTTGCCCAGCTAGTAGCAAACTTCGATAGCATGGAAGACACGGATCCACCAGCAGTCTTGGCAATCGACAAAAGATGATCCTTATCAAAAAGTTTTTCTGCAATCATTACCGTCAATACGGAATTTCCATTAGACGCACCCGCCAACATCCTGCTTTTGGAACCCGCAAACCAGCTGTCATATTTTGCAATCATGAAATCCAGCAACATATTATAGGCGGCGTTATCTTCGTCCGTCGCAATTCGACCACTTTCCTCACGCCCCGCAAATGCAGCATAACGGGTAAAGACTTGAGGATATTCGCGTTCAGACGCCTTTTCGGAATACAAGGTAAACGCAATCTTTACCAGCTTTTCCATCTGGGCTTTATCGGAGCAAATTTCAGGACTCGCCTTCGGTCCGAATTCAGTTACAAAATCAAGAAGTTCAAGATGTCTACGGGAAGTATCCGAGACAGCGTTTTCGTTAAACAAGCCCAACACATAGGCGTCAAAAGTACAGGCGTCAATCTGGGACGGCTGCGCACCGCATAAGCCAACAACACACAACAATAAAGCAACAAGACGTTTCATCATCATTACTTCATCTCAGAAAGTGGTGCCAAAAAATCAAGGGTCAGACCTGCATAGAACTGATTTACAAACGCCTTACGACGACGGAATGCCATTCCCTTGATGGACCACTGAATTCGAGGAGTCAATGCCCCATGGCTGGAAAAAAGGATTCTCTTAAAGGCCTGTACTGCCCCCATCAACAATTTACAAGTCACCGTATCCTCCCCCATAAAGAACTGATCAAAACCAAAACCAGCCATCAAGTCTACGCCCACCGTCCCCCAGGTCTTATTGTAACCTAACAAGCCGTTAACGCCCATCGCCCCATAACCTCCATCGCCAACGTACATATCCCCCTGCAGCTGAAGAACCACATGATTAAACTGGACACGGAACACGGGGACACCAATAGATACATTCTCATCCGCAGGTTTCATGTTGTCGCTGAGCAAGGAACGTCCCACCATAGCACCAAAGGACATGGCAAACAGAGCTTCTTCCTTTTCTTCATGTTCAAGACTTTCCTTTTCCTCGTGACTTACAAGAAACTCAAGTAATTCTTGATTCAACATTCCCTCAAGCGCACCTCCATATTTGCTATTGGGATACACCTTCTTAAAATTCACCACAGCACGACGAAGCCATCCATAGTTATCTTCATAATAGGACTTGTCCTTACTGGCGCCTTCACTCATCAGCCACAGTTTCGCCCAGGAACCATACCACACATTCATTTCCTCGGGAACAGTTCTACCCGCCTTCACGGCGGATTTCGTCACAAGGAATTCATCCAGCAAATATTCCTTCTTTCCGTTCTTCAGCATATGACGTTTCACGTTGGCAAAGTGCGCGTCATACTTGGCAATTTCATAATCCAACGCAATGTTATACACCGCATTTTCTTCGTCTGTAAAAGTTCTGCCGTTTTCTTCTTGGCCAATCAAATGGACGTACTTTGTATAAGCAACGTCATACCCGTTCACCATGACATCACTTTTAGTACGATTAAAAAGGTTCGACACCCAAGACGAAAGTTCTTCCGCCTGACTAGAGATTCCACAAGTTTTATGTTTAATAGACACTGCTTTAGAAACCAAGTCCAAAACAGCACTAGATTGATCTCCGGACAAATCATTCTGAATGAAGGCATTCACAAGAGCCTTATCAAATTCACAAACAGACATTTCTGCAGACAATGAATCCGCAGGCTGAGAAAAGCCCGTAATAAACGAGCAAAGCAGAAATACAAACACTCGCGAAAATCGCATAACAGGAATATATAAAAATGCACCTGAAGCAAATATCTTCAGGTGCATCTTCATCGTTACTATTTCAGCGGAATAGCCGTTGATTGAATTCTATTTCAAATCCCGCATAGAATGGAGAAATTTCTCGCATCGCCGTGCAAAGTCCATCAGTTTTTCCTTGATAGGGATAATTCCTACGCACTTTCAATTCCGGAGCGCGGACATGAATTTCACTGATAATTGCATCCGCAATCGTTCGCTCCATCGGACGATTTGGATCATACAGGACGCCTATATCCGTATCACGCACCACTCCATTAAGCACCGGAGTAAAACTGTGAATCGCAAGATGAATTGCAAATCCATCCGTAGCCCGTACAAAATCTTCTACTTCCTTGCGATAGTTCAAGTAGTAGGCATAAGCCTGTTTGCGAAGAGACAAATATTTTGCCATATCCCCTTCGGGAGAATTTTCCTTAGGTTTATACGCATCCCAAAATTCGCTAAAGACAGTCTTATTCCAGAGGCTGCGATTTAGATCGATAAATAGACGGCTGTACTTCCCTGCAGAATAAAAATCCGGTTTAGCCTTTCTTACCAAATCCTTGTAGACCCCAAATGCCCCAATGTCGAAACCCCGATGGGATTCCTGAACCTCCCGAGGAATATTGAGGTTGCGGGCAAAAGCGGGCACATTGCAACTAGCATGTTCGCAAGTCACGAGCAACTTAAAATCATTAAACATGGTTTCCCCGCAATTACCACTCTACATCGTACAAGGTATTTTCTGCAAGACAATTAGCCAGGCGACCGTACTCGCAAACAAAATCGTCATGCCCCGGATTTGCCCCAACGTTTTTCACTAGAGCGCTGGCGAGAGTCCCGCGATTGAACATTTTCCGTAGAAGAGCCAGGGAATGTGCGGAAATCTTGGACTGAACTTTTGCGGTGATTTTCTTGATGAGTTCGCCTGCCGTGATTTCGGAAGCTTCGATACCGAAGGCTAGCAGGAAGTTCTTGTCGCGAATGATAGTCTTTTCGGCGAAGCGGGTGGTGTCCAGCAGAATTTTTGCAAGGGCTTCTGTCTCCAGCTTTTTCACGCGGTTCAATGCGAAGGAAGAATCCAGCCCGGTGAAGGCGCCTTCGGTAAGGCCCTTCAGCACAGCCACTTCCCATTCGGCGATGGCAATATCGGCGTCAGGACATTCCTGAATATCCACCAGGCGAATTTCCACGGCACCCCGGTCAAAGCGGGCAATGGCGCCACGGCTATTGAGGAAGAAATGGTTCAGCAAATGTTCCGGATCGTGGGGAGCAATATCCGCCTTCACCTTCTCGAAAATCTGCTTGTTGTAATCGTCGTAGGTGAATACGGCTTCCGGAATCACCATGCCTGCAATGCTGGGGACGCGATCCTGATTGTGGCGGTAAGTTTCGATACGCCCGTCCAAGTAACCGCAGTATTTTCCATCCAGGAAGGGGCTGGAAGCGGCGATAGCAGGAATCAACGGCAGCAGAGCGCGAATGGCAGCATGCAGCTTTCCGAATTCAGCATCACCGTTAAAACTCAGGTTTATGTGAGTGCTCTGGAGATTTGCCCAGCCGTGACCCTTGCAATTGAAAATGCGGTCGTAGGTCTCGTAAATTTCGTTGCAGTCGTATGGCCACAACTGCATTTCCGCAGGATCCATAAAGGGGTGGGCTGCACTAGGCAGGAGCATGGCGTTAATGGACTTCAGCTTTTCATTGGCCAGCAGGATTTCCTTATGGAAAGCGGCGCC of the Fibrobacter sp. UWR4 genome contains:
- a CDS encoding O-acetylhomoserine aminocarboxypropyltransferase/cysteine synthase family protein gives rise to the protein MSQNLHFETLQLHVGQESADPATDSRAVPIYATTSYVFHNSQHAADRFGLRDAGNIYGRLTNSTQGVFEQRIAALEGGSAALAVASGAAAITYAIEALAQAGDHVVAQKTIYGGSYNLLKHTLAPFGVSTSFVDTHNLAEVEAAIKENTKILYLETLGNPNSDVSDIDALIELGHKHGLAVIVDNTFGTPFLFRPIEHGADVVVHSATKFIGGHGTTLGGIIIESGKTNWKSGKFPTIANPNVSYHGVSFADAVPGAAFVTYIRAILLRDQGAAISPFAAWALIQGTETLSLRIERHVENTKKVVEFLSKHPKVASVSHPSLPTHPDHENFKKYFPKGGASIFTFEIKGGQAEAWKFIDNLKIFSLLANVADVKSLVIHPYTTTHSELNEEEFKEQHITPSTIRLSIGTEHIDDIIADLEQALAQV
- a CDS encoding acyltransferase; this encodes MIQRDDTTAVKGVAIILMLLHHIFAFPYRLVNGASYEPMIPMSDGTSVIWHLALLGKVCVAMFTVMAGFGIYRSFSKQLQACGDGDKTETYLSFIFRRLKKLYFKVWPVFLVFVPMGLFLRCPFITKDLASWVKNALLIDSTFNAEWWFLTSYLILVLMSPMVMAFFNRKRNSLYSDIVWITILAVFIERVLLNVVLLSDKLIYLRASFIWVKMSPTLILLPMFMLGAWMAKYEICERLIEKFNGRGVLRVLTGLVFIVIPLILRDGWVQGNTWGFDQFDSLYGASLCLGIIMVTYKLNILKKPLVVIGKQSTGIWLIHSFFCFYYFQQFSYAPKKSVLVFLLVFGMSFASAWIIDFCAGLIVKRCFKNVA
- a CDS encoding glutamate-cysteine ligase family protein translates to MNSYKLWQKYGIEMEYMIVDRDNLNVLPRADVPLGRDKNGEQLSDVEYGSIGLSNELVSHVLEFKCANPVDHLKNLGAAFHKEILLANEKLKSINAMLLPSAAHPFMDPAEMQLWPYDCNEIYETYDRIFNCKGHGWANLQSTHINLSFNGDAEFGKLHAAIRALLPLIPAIAASSPFLDGKYCGYLDGRIETYRHNQDRVPSIAGMVIPEAVFTYDDYNKQIFEKVKADIAPHDPEHLLNHFFLNSRGAIARFDRGAVEIRLVDIQECPDADIAIAEWEVAVLKGLTEGAFTGLDSSFALNRVKKLETEALAKILLDTTRFAEKTIIRDKNFLLAFGIEASEITAGELIKKITAKVQSKISAHSLALLRKMFNRGTLASALVKNVGANPGHDDFVCEYGRLANCLAENTLYDVEW
- a CDS encoding N-formylglutamate amidohydrolase gives rise to the protein MFNDFKLLVTCEHASCNVPAFARNLNIPREVQESHRGFDIGAFGVYKDLVRKAKPDFYSAGKYSRLFIDLNRSLWNKTVFSEFWDAYKPKENSPEGDMAKYLSLRKQAYAYYLNYRKEVEDFVRATDGFAIHLAIHSFTPVLNGVVRDTDIGVLYDPNRPMERTIADAIISEIHVRAPELKVRRNYPYQGKTDGLCTAMREISPFYAGFEIEFNQRLFR